Proteins co-encoded in one Paraburkholderia terrae genomic window:
- a CDS encoding aldo/keto reductase: protein MEYGYLGRSALKVSPLCLGAMMFGGETDEATSKRIIDKAFDQGINFIDTADVYHAGRSEEIVGRAIAERRDSWVVATKFGYPTTQGPNEQGQSRKWIMQSVEASLKRLGTDYIDVLYFHRALLDAPLEEGVHAIGDLIRQGKVRYFGVSNFRGWRIAEVVRLADQLGIDRPVASEPLYNLVDRTAEVEQLPAAAHYGVGIVSYSPLARGVLTGKYAVDAPPPSNTRAGRGDKRIQQTEWRPESLAIAQKVAAHAAGRGTTSIAFALAWVLKNRLVSAAIAGPRTEAHWDSYIEALKLQLGPDDEKFVDSLVPPGHASTPGYTDPGYPVEGRRAR, encoded by the coding sequence ATGGAATACGGATATCTGGGCCGCAGCGCCCTCAAGGTTTCGCCCTTGTGTTTGGGCGCGATGATGTTCGGCGGCGAAACCGACGAAGCGACTTCGAAACGCATCATCGACAAGGCGTTCGATCAGGGCATCAATTTCATCGATACGGCTGATGTCTACCACGCCGGCCGCTCGGAAGAAATCGTCGGCCGTGCGATCGCCGAGCGCCGCGATAGCTGGGTGGTCGCGACGAAGTTCGGCTATCCGACCACGCAAGGTCCAAACGAACAGGGACAGTCGCGCAAGTGGATCATGCAGTCGGTCGAGGCGAGCCTCAAGCGCCTGGGCACCGACTACATCGACGTTCTGTACTTTCACCGCGCGTTGCTCGATGCACCGCTCGAAGAAGGCGTGCATGCGATTGGCGATCTGATCCGTCAGGGCAAGGTGCGCTACTTCGGCGTGTCGAACTTCCGTGGCTGGCGCATTGCCGAGGTCGTGCGGCTTGCGGATCAACTCGGCATCGACCGGCCGGTTGCGAGCGAGCCGCTTTATAACCTGGTGGACCGTACCGCCGAGGTTGAACAGTTGCCGGCGGCGGCGCACTACGGCGTGGGCATCGTTTCATATAGCCCACTCGCCCGTGGCGTGCTGACCGGCAAGTATGCCGTGGATGCTCCCCCGCCCTCAAACACGCGGGCGGGCCGCGGCGACAAGCGCATCCAGCAGACGGAATGGCGGCCGGAGTCGCTGGCGATTGCGCAAAAGGTAGCGGCCCACGCCGCCGGGCGCGGCACGACGTCGATCGCGTTCGCGCTGGCGTGGGTGCTCAAGAATCGGCTCGTCAGTGCGGCGATTGCGGGTCCGCGTACGGAAGCGCATTGGGACAGCTATATCGAGGCGCTGAAACTGCAACTCGGACCCGACGACGAAAAGTTCGTCGATAGCCTGGTGCCGCCTGGACACGCGTCGACGCCGGGTTACACGGATCCCGGTTACCCGGTCGAAGGTCGCCGGGCGCGCTAG
- a CDS encoding glucose 1-dehydrogenase: MDGIFQGKVALVTGAGSGLGLAAAQAFAAEGARVVLADVDKGAVEAAAARLVASGHQALAVQCNVADEAQVKAMVGLTVATYGRLDAAYNNAGINSPVAETADASGDEFERVHGVNLRGVWNCMNYELLQMREQGSGAIVNCSSLGGLVGIAGRGVYHASKHGVIGLTKSAALEYAARGIRINAVCPGIIETPMVADMLEREPEAMQELMKEQPIGRLGRPDEIAAAVLWLCSPGASFVIGHALAVDGGYTAR; the protein is encoded by the coding sequence ATGGATGGAATCTTTCAAGGCAAGGTCGCGCTGGTGACAGGCGCGGGTTCAGGACTGGGACTTGCCGCAGCACAGGCATTTGCCGCCGAAGGCGCTCGCGTCGTACTCGCGGATGTCGACAAAGGCGCGGTTGAAGCGGCAGCAGCCCGGCTTGTCGCTTCAGGACATCAGGCCCTCGCTGTGCAATGCAACGTTGCCGACGAGGCGCAAGTCAAAGCGATGGTCGGTCTGACTGTCGCCACCTACGGACGTCTCGATGCGGCGTACAACAACGCAGGCATCAACAGCCCTGTCGCCGAAACGGCCGACGCCAGCGGCGACGAGTTCGAACGCGTACACGGCGTGAACCTGCGCGGCGTGTGGAACTGCATGAATTACGAACTGCTGCAGATGCGCGAGCAGGGAAGCGGCGCGATCGTCAACTGCTCGTCGCTCGGCGGGCTCGTGGGCATTGCAGGCCGTGGCGTGTATCACGCATCGAAGCATGGCGTCATCGGACTCACGAAAAGCGCCGCGCTCGAATACGCAGCGAGAGGCATCCGCATCAACGCCGTGTGCCCCGGCATCATCGAAACCCCGATGGTCGCGGACATGCTGGAGCGCGAACCCGAAGCGATGCAAGAACTCATGAAGGAGCAGCCCATCGGCCGGCTCGGACGGCCCGATGAGATCGCCGCGGCAGTGCTCTGGTTGTGCAGCCCAGGCGCGAGTTTCGTGATCGGTCACGCACTCGCCGTCGATGGCGGCTACACCGCCCGTTAA
- a CDS encoding LysR family transcriptional regulator, producing MPRENFNDLLAFIAVARERSFTRAAAQLGVSQSALSHTIRALETRLGLRLLTRTTRSVAPTEAGERLLETVAPRFEEIEAELAAVTELRDMPTGTIRITATDYATRTILWPRLSKVLRRYPEIKVEIITDYGLTDIVADRYDIGVRNGDQVAKDMIAVRVGPDMRMAVVGTPAYLQKHAAPRTPQDLIAHNCINLRLPTHGGFYAWELKKGKREIQVRVEGQLAFNGTYQMLDAALSGYGLAYIPADIAQPHIMAGRLVCVLEDWSPTFAGLHAYYASRRQSSRAMKVVIDALRYSP from the coding sequence ATGCCACGCGAAAATTTCAACGACCTGCTTGCGTTCATCGCCGTCGCGCGCGAGCGCAGTTTCACGCGCGCCGCCGCGCAACTGGGTGTCTCGCAATCAGCGTTGAGCCACACGATCCGGGCGCTCGAAACGCGGCTCGGCCTTCGGCTACTGACCCGCACGACGCGCAGCGTCGCCCCGACCGAGGCCGGCGAGCGCCTCCTTGAGACAGTTGCTCCGCGTTTCGAGGAAATCGAGGCCGAACTGGCTGCCGTCACCGAACTTCGCGACATGCCGACGGGCACGATCCGCATCACTGCAACCGACTATGCGACCAGGACCATCCTCTGGCCAAGGCTGTCTAAAGTGCTTCGTCGCTATCCTGAGATCAAGGTCGAAATCATCACGGACTACGGTCTCACCGATATCGTCGCGGATCGCTATGACATCGGCGTTCGCAACGGCGATCAGGTCGCGAAGGACATGATCGCCGTCCGTGTCGGCCCCGACATGCGCATGGCCGTCGTCGGCACGCCCGCTTACCTGCAAAAGCACGCGGCCCCCAGGACACCGCAAGACCTGATCGCTCACAATTGCATCAACCTGCGTCTACCTACACATGGCGGCTTCTACGCATGGGAGCTAAAGAAGGGAAAGCGGGAGATTCAGGTGCGCGTAGAAGGGCAGCTTGCCTTCAACGGCACCTATCAAATGCTCGACGCGGCTTTGTCGGGGTATGGACTCGCCTACATTCCGGCAGACATCGCTCAGCCGCATATCATGGCGGGCCGCCTTGTCTGCGTGCTCGAAGACTGGTCGCCGACATTCGCCGGCCTCCATGCGTATTACGCGAGCCGCCGCCAGTCCTCGCGCGCGATGAAGGTGGTGATCGACGCGCTCCGCTACAGCCCCTGA
- a CDS encoding carboxymuconolactone decarboxylase family protein codes for MEKSHSLSPVPTLEDVHAVSPALENYTTGALLGNVWKRPQLSPRDRSIVTLSVLIARNQTVELPYHLNLALDNGVKPGEISEIITHLAFYSGWANATSAVGVTKAVFDQRGIKADQIPPATGKMLPLDEAVEVKRASTVQQNFGAVAPGVVQFTTDVLFRDLWLRPGLAPRDRSLVTVSALVATGQVAQITYHLNRAMDNGLTRDEASEAMTQLAFYAGWPNVFSTLPVVKDVFEKRAQ; via the coding sequence ATGGAAAAAAGCCATTCGCTTTCCCCCGTTCCGACGCTCGAGGACGTGCATGCCGTCTCGCCCGCGCTCGAAAACTATACGACAGGTGCGCTTCTCGGAAATGTGTGGAAGCGTCCTCAATTGTCGCCGCGCGATCGCAGCATCGTGACCCTGTCAGTACTGATCGCACGCAATCAGACCGTCGAGTTGCCGTACCACCTCAACCTCGCACTCGACAACGGCGTAAAGCCTGGTGAGATCTCGGAGATCATCACGCATCTTGCGTTTTACTCGGGCTGGGCCAATGCGACATCGGCGGTCGGCGTCACGAAGGCTGTGTTCGACCAGCGCGGCATCAAGGCAGATCAAATACCGCCTGCTACGGGCAAGATGCTGCCGCTCGACGAAGCCGTTGAGGTGAAGCGAGCGAGCACCGTGCAGCAAAATTTCGGCGCCGTCGCGCCGGGCGTCGTGCAATTCACGACCGACGTACTGTTCCGGGATCTCTGGTTGCGTCCCGGTCTCGCGCCACGCGACCGCAGTCTCGTGACGGTCAGCGCGCTCGTCGCCACGGGGCAGGTTGCGCAGATCACCTATCACCTCAATCGTGCGATGGATAACGGCCTGACCAGAGATGAAGCGTCCGAGGCGATGACGCAACTCGCTTTCTATGCCGGTTGGCCTAACGTGTTTTCCACGCTGCCGGTGGTCAAGGACGTCTTTGAGAAGCGTGCTCAGTGA
- a CDS encoding MFS transporter has protein sequence MAISRTANPADVAAPTRVRYVILLLIFAITTFNYADRATLSVTGSAMRAEFGFDAIRMGYIFSAFSWAYVLSQVPAGWLLDRFGARRVYAASIFLWSLFTLLQSTIGVLGSGAAAVTALFVLRFVMGAAEAPAFPANAKVVASWFPTKERGTASAIFNSAQYFAAVIFTPLMAWLTHAFGWHHVYIVMGLAGFLLALTWLKVMKNPANHPGVNKSELEHIEQGGGLIHGHQTAAGSRGGHARWSVMRQLLTNRMLLGVYLAQFCINVLTYFFLTWFPIYLVQARGMTILQAGLVASLPAICGFLGGVLGGVLSDTMIRHGHSLTVARKVPIVGGMLLSACIIGCNYVDTDWLVVALMSLAFFGKGLGALGWAVVADTSPKEAIGLSGSIFNMFGNMAGIVTPIVIGYLVAQSGSFNGALAFVGVNALITIFSYLVIVRDIRRVELSPS, from the coding sequence ATGGCGATAAGCCGTACTGCGAACCCGGCGGACGTCGCGGCACCCACGCGCGTTCGCTACGTCATCCTGCTGCTGATCTTTGCGATCACCACCTTCAATTACGCGGACCGGGCGACGCTGTCAGTCACCGGCTCGGCGATGCGCGCCGAGTTCGGCTTCGACGCGATCCGGATGGGCTACATCTTTTCGGCGTTCAGTTGGGCCTATGTGCTCTCGCAAGTGCCTGCCGGATGGCTGCTCGATCGATTCGGCGCGCGTCGCGTCTATGCGGCGAGTATCTTTTTGTGGTCGCTCTTCACATTGCTGCAGAGTACGATCGGCGTGCTCGGCAGTGGCGCGGCGGCCGTCACGGCACTGTTCGTCTTACGCTTCGTGATGGGCGCGGCCGAAGCACCTGCCTTCCCCGCCAACGCGAAGGTTGTTGCCAGTTGGTTTCCTACCAAGGAACGTGGCACGGCATCGGCGATTTTTAATTCCGCGCAATATTTTGCGGCCGTCATCTTCACTCCATTGATGGCGTGGCTCACTCATGCATTTGGCTGGCATCACGTGTATATCGTGATGGGTCTCGCGGGATTCCTGCTGGCGTTGACGTGGCTGAAGGTGATGAAGAACCCCGCCAATCATCCCGGTGTCAACAAGTCCGAACTCGAACACATCGAGCAGGGAGGCGGTCTGATTCACGGGCACCAGACAGCGGCAGGTTCACGTGGTGGCCATGCACGCTGGTCTGTCATGCGGCAATTGCTGACCAACCGGATGTTGCTCGGCGTCTATCTCGCGCAGTTCTGCATCAACGTGCTCACCTACTTCTTTCTCACGTGGTTCCCGATCTACCTCGTGCAGGCGCGTGGCATGACCATCCTGCAAGCGGGCCTCGTCGCATCGCTGCCTGCAATCTGTGGCTTCCTCGGCGGTGTGCTCGGTGGCGTTCTGTCAGACACCATGATTCGCCACGGTCATTCACTGACTGTCGCCCGCAAGGTGCCGATTGTCGGCGGCATGCTGCTGTCGGCCTGCATCATCGGATGCAACTACGTCGACACGGATTGGCTGGTGGTCGCGTTGATGTCGCTGGCGTTCTTTGGCAAAGGCCTGGGCGCATTGGGATGGGCAGTCGTTGCAGATACGTCGCCGAAGGAGGCCATCGGTCTTTCGGGCTCCATCTTCAACATGTTCGGAAACATGGCGGGGATCGTCACGCCTATTGTGATTGGCTATCTGGTTGCCCAGTCGGGATCGTTCAACGGCGCCCTCGCGTTTGTGGGTGTCAACGCGCTGATAACCATCTTCAGTTATCTCGTGATTGTCAGGGATATCAGGCGCGTCGAATTGAGCCCGTCGTAG
- the kdgD gene encoding 5-dehydro-4-deoxyglucarate dehydratase: protein MTTPQELKQIVSEGLLSFPVTDFDANGDFRADTYAQRLEWLAPYGASALFVAGGTGEFFSLTHSEYSNVVHTATEVCKGKVPILAGAGGPTRTAIAFAQEAQRKGANGILLMPHYLTEASQEGIALHAEQVCKSVPDMGVIIYNRANSRLNADTLAQLADKCPNLIGFKDGVGDIESMVSIRRRLGDRFSYLGGLPTAEVYAAAYKALGVPVYSSAVFNFIPKTAMQFYRAIAANDHATTDRLLDEFFLPYLAIRNRRAGYAVSIVKAGAKLVGRDAGPVRAPLTDLTEEEHAQLDALIRKLGAQ, encoded by the coding sequence ATGACGACACCCCAAGAGCTCAAGCAGATTGTTTCCGAAGGCCTGCTTTCCTTCCCCGTCACCGACTTCGACGCGAACGGCGATTTCCGCGCCGACACTTACGCGCAGCGCCTCGAATGGCTGGCGCCCTATGGCGCATCGGCATTGTTCGTCGCGGGCGGCACGGGCGAATTCTTCTCGCTGACGCACAGCGAGTACTCGAACGTCGTGCATACGGCGACGGAAGTCTGCAAGGGCAAGGTGCCGATTCTCGCCGGCGCTGGCGGACCCACCCGCACCGCCATTGCCTTCGCGCAGGAGGCACAGCGCAAAGGGGCGAACGGCATCCTGCTGATGCCGCACTACCTCACTGAAGCGTCGCAGGAGGGCATTGCCCTGCATGCTGAACAGGTGTGCAAGTCGGTTCCGGACATGGGCGTGATCATTTATAACCGCGCCAATTCCAGGCTGAACGCCGATACGCTGGCGCAACTCGCGGACAAGTGCCCGAACCTGATTGGCTTCAAGGATGGAGTGGGCGACATCGAGAGCATGGTGTCGATCCGGCGCCGGCTCGGCGACCGCTTTTCCTATCTAGGCGGCCTGCCGACGGCGGAAGTCTACGCGGCAGCGTACAAGGCCCTTGGCGTGCCCGTGTACTCGTCGGCCGTCTTCAACTTCATTCCGAAAACGGCCATGCAGTTCTATCGCGCGATCGCCGCTAACGATCACGCCACGACTGACCGGCTGCTCGACGAATTCTTCCTGCCGTATCTGGCCATCCGCAACCGTCGTGCGGGTTACGCGGTGAGCATCGTGAAGGCGGGGGCCAAACTCGTTGGCCGCGATGCGGGTCCCGTGCGCGCGCCGCTTACGGACCTGACTGAAGAAGAGCACGCGCAACTCGACGCATTGATCCGCAAGCTCGGCGCGCAATAA
- the garD gene encoding galactarate dehydratase — protein MKQSPLYIRVHPDDNVAIVVNDGGLDRGAVFSDGLTLCERVPQGHKVALQDLAEGDAVVRYNVVIGYALKAIPKGSWVNEHVIRMPTPPALDDLPIATIKAPDMQPLEGYTFEGYRNADGSVGTRNILAITTTVQCVADVVQHAVTRIKAELLPNYPNVDDVVSLGHTYGCGVAIDAPDAMVPIRTVRNISLNPNFGGEVMMVSLGCEKLQPERLMPPGTIPISTVADEVADIGDLSTESGNGDVVTLQDESHVGFQSMIDSIMKMAEGHLKRLDNRRRETCPASDLVLGVQCGGSDAFSGLTANPAVGFATDLLVRAGATVMFSEVTEVRDGVGQLTARAANADVAAAIIREMQWYDSYLKRGGADRSANTTPGNKKGGLSNIVEKAMGSIIKSGNSAISGVLSPGEKATQKGLIYAATPASDFICGTLQVAAGINLHVFTTGRGTPYSLAEVPVIKVATRSDLARRWFDLMDINAGTIATGDTTIEDVGWELFHLMLEVASGRKKTCAEALKLHNALVLFNPAPVT, from the coding sequence ATGAAACAGTCTCCGCTTTACATTCGCGTACACCCCGATGACAACGTCGCGATCGTTGTCAATGACGGCGGTCTGGACCGTGGCGCCGTTTTTTCTGACGGCCTGACTTTGTGCGAGCGTGTTCCACAGGGGCACAAGGTCGCGCTTCAGGATTTGGCTGAAGGCGACGCCGTCGTGCGCTACAACGTGGTCATCGGGTATGCGCTCAAGGCGATCCCGAAGGGCAGCTGGGTGAACGAGCACGTCATCCGGATGCCGACACCGCCCGCTCTGGACGATCTGCCCATTGCGACGATCAAGGCCCCCGACATGCAACCGCTAGAGGGCTACACGTTCGAGGGCTATCGCAATGCTGATGGTTCGGTCGGTACGCGCAACATCCTCGCGATCACGACGACGGTGCAGTGTGTCGCCGATGTGGTTCAACACGCGGTGACCCGCATCAAGGCCGAGCTGTTACCGAACTACCCGAACGTGGACGATGTCGTGAGTCTCGGGCACACGTACGGATGTGGCGTCGCGATCGATGCACCCGACGCGATGGTGCCCATCCGCACAGTGCGCAACATCAGCCTGAATCCGAACTTCGGCGGTGAAGTCATGATGGTGAGCCTCGGTTGCGAGAAACTGCAGCCCGAGCGCCTCATGCCGCCCGGCACGATTCCGATTTCAACGGTCGCGGACGAGGTTGCGGATATCGGCGATCTTTCGACAGAGTCGGGCAACGGCGACGTGGTCACCTTGCAGGACGAATCGCACGTCGGCTTCCAGTCGATGATCGATTCGATCATGAAGATGGCCGAAGGGCACCTGAAGCGGCTCGACAATCGACGTCGGGAGACCTGTCCGGCGTCCGATCTCGTGCTCGGCGTCCAGTGCGGCGGCAGCGACGCGTTTTCCGGACTCACAGCCAACCCTGCCGTTGGTTTCGCAACGGACCTGCTGGTTCGCGCGGGCGCCACGGTGATGTTCTCTGAAGTGACGGAAGTACGCGACGGCGTCGGGCAACTCACGGCTCGCGCGGCCAATGCTGATGTCGCGGCTGCCATCATCCGCGAAATGCAGTGGTACGACAGTTACTTAAAGCGCGGCGGCGCGGATCGCAGCGCGAACACGACGCCCGGCAACAAAAAAGGTGGCTTGTCGAATATCGTTGAAAAGGCCATGGGCTCGATCATCAAGTCGGGCAATTCGGCGATCTCCGGCGTGCTCTCGCCGGGCGAGAAAGCCACGCAAAAAGGCTTGATCTACGCGGCAACGCCTGCAAGCGATTTCATTTGCGGCACGCTGCAGGTCGCTGCCGGCATCAATCTGCACGTCTTTACCACGGGCCGCGGCACGCCTTATAGCCTCGCGGAAGTGCCGGTGATCAAGGTCGCCACGCGCTCGGACCTCGCACGCCGCTGGTTTGACCTGATGGACATCAACGCTGGCACGATCGCAACCGGCGATACAACGATCGAGGACGTGGGCTGGGAACTGTTCCACCTGATGCTCGAGGTTGCAAGCGGGCGGAAAAAGACCTGCGCCGAAGCGCTCAAGCTTCATAACGCACTGGTTCTTTTCAATCCCGCGCCGGTGACCTGA
- a CDS encoding transposase: MRRRRKTHLLCVTLPRWLFRIRSTRTDMAFEPLSDEDWNRLVHLFPVNHARRYGRYPRNPRDVLNAILWVLTQNEHWHHLPAGMPPAQTCYIKYLQWRRLGIVARIAETLEIHLE, encoded by the coding sequence ATGCGCCGACGAAGGAAAACTCATCTCCTTTGCGTGACTCTGCCCCGCTGGTTATTCCGGATAAGATCAACGAGAACCGACATGGCTTTTGAACCGCTATCGGATGAAGACTGGAACCGTTTGGTTCATTTGTTTCCGGTAAATCACGCTCGACGATATGGTCGATACCCCCGGAATCCCCGTGATGTCTTGAACGCGATTCTGTGGGTTCTTACCCAGAACGAACACTGGCATCACCTTCCTGCCGGGATGCCTCCTGCTCAAACGTGTTACATAAAGTACTTGCAGTGGCGTCGGCTAGGTATCGTCGCGAGGATTGCGGAAACGCTAGAAATCCACCTTGAATAA
- a CDS encoding fumarylacetoacetate hydrolase family protein, producing the protein MKIIRYSIDENWHYGILRSGGDIERLKRSPLEGLQVAGYIDSLASVRVLSPFYRPRVFGLGYNYRAHSQEVGKNTPTLPVLFMKPSTTVIGHEEGIVYPSDGENIHFEGELTVVIGKETRNVSESDALDHVFGYTCGNDVSDRILQRRESEFGCLLVGKGYDTFAPIGPVVETELDPSNLHLITRVNGEVRQNGNTADLVYGVPALIAYLSKYMTLLPGDHIMTGTPAGVGPIKPGDTIEVEIEGIGVLRNKVITQAGAMP; encoded by the coding sequence ATGAAAATCATCAGATATTCGATTGACGAAAATTGGCACTACGGCATCCTCCGGAGTGGTGGCGATATCGAAAGGCTCAAGAGATCGCCACTTGAAGGACTTCAGGTTGCTGGCTACATCGACAGCCTTGCCTCAGTTCGCGTGTTGAGTCCGTTTTACCGGCCGCGTGTCTTCGGTCTTGGGTACAACTACCGCGCGCACTCGCAGGAAGTCGGCAAGAACACGCCAACGCTCCCCGTGCTGTTCATGAAGCCCAGCACCACGGTGATCGGCCACGAAGAAGGCATCGTGTATCCGTCCGACGGAGAGAACATTCATTTCGAAGGGGAACTCACGGTGGTCATCGGCAAGGAAACACGCAATGTTTCCGAAAGCGATGCGCTCGATCATGTATTCGGCTACACGTGCGGGAACGACGTAAGCGACCGGATATTGCAGCGCCGTGAGAGCGAGTTTGGCTGCCTCCTCGTCGGCAAAGGCTACGACACGTTCGCGCCCATTGGACCCGTGGTCGAGACGGAACTTGATCCGTCGAACCTGCACCTGATCACGCGCGTCAACGGCGAAGTGCGCCAGAACGGGAACACGGCCGACCTCGTGTATGGCGTGCCCGCGCTGATTGCCTACCTTAGCAAGTATATGACCCTGCTTCCAGGTGATCACATCATGACGGGAACGCCGGCGGGGGTCGGCCCGATCAAGCCTGGCGATACCATAGAGGTCGAGATCGAAGGTATAGGAGTGTTGCGCAACAAGGTGATCACGCAAGCAGGCGCAATGCCCTGA
- a CDS encoding DUF4148 domain-containing protein, with amino-acid sequence MKMLVKTVFIVSAITLPVASNAQQTAPVTRAQVESELAQLEKAGYSIEGSDLDYPGTLKSAEATLAAQQDENARRRGLQTGYGSNSGGSSNSGAR; translated from the coding sequence ATGAAGATGCTTGTCAAAACCGTGTTTATCGTTTCCGCCATCACGCTTCCCGTCGCCTCGAATGCACAACAGACTGCGCCCGTAACACGTGCACAGGTGGAATCGGAACTGGCACAACTCGAGAAAGCAGGCTATTCCATCGAAGGAAGTGATCTGGACTATCCTGGCACGCTCAAGTCGGCCGAAGCGACGCTCGCAGCCCAACAGGATGAGAACGCGAGGCGTCGCGGGCTACAGACAGGCTACGGCAGCAACTCGGGCGGCTCGTCAAACTCAGGCGCGCGGTAA
- a CDS encoding alcohol dehydrogenase catalytic domain-containing protein gives MERTMVAARLHALHTPMTLDTIPVPKPRPTDVLVRVKACGIVPNMANVINNWPTWFPHQPLPKFPAIFGLDPAGVVEEVGEAVLNVKPGDRVYVSPLRSCGSCKACRAGRRSECRYYTLNGYFSTSRDGQRIFDLYPYGGFSEYMTAPEYAIVNLPNNMTFEQAGRFGYMGTSYGALKNAAAGPGQVALIDGITGTLGVAATVLGLAMGLSRILGTGRDEALLKRVKALAPDRIEVMQLGEGSTGEWAKSLTGGEGADFVISALGAKAPAATMLDSMKGVRRGGKVVNVGGVAEDLPIDVKWLMDEQVQIIGSNWFTTAQGQEMADMVSTGAIDLSYLEHRKFPLERVNEAISGLKDRDGGFSNYVVLP, from the coding sequence ATGGAACGAACGATGGTTGCAGCACGACTGCATGCTCTCCACACCCCGATGACGCTCGATACGATCCCGGTGCCAAAGCCGAGACCGACTGATGTTCTCGTACGGGTCAAGGCTTGCGGCATCGTGCCGAATATGGCGAACGTGATCAACAACTGGCCGACCTGGTTTCCGCATCAGCCGCTGCCGAAATTTCCCGCCATCTTCGGCCTGGATCCCGCAGGGGTCGTAGAAGAAGTCGGCGAAGCAGTCCTCAACGTCAAGCCGGGCGATCGCGTCTATGTGAGCCCATTGCGTTCGTGCGGGTCGTGCAAGGCATGTCGCGCCGGCCGACGCAGCGAGTGCCGCTACTACACGCTGAACGGTTACTTCAGTACGAGTCGCGACGGTCAACGCATCTTCGATCTCTACCCGTATGGCGGCTTCAGTGAGTACATGACAGCCCCCGAGTACGCTATCGTCAATCTCCCCAATAATATGACCTTTGAACAGGCCGGCCGATTCGGATACATGGGCACGTCTTACGGCGCACTGAAGAACGCCGCTGCCGGTCCGGGCCAGGTTGCCCTGATTGACGGAATCACCGGGACGCTCGGCGTGGCTGCAACGGTACTCGGGCTCGCCATGGGTCTGTCGCGCATTCTCGGCACGGGGCGCGACGAGGCGCTGCTCAAACGCGTCAAGGCGCTTGCACCAGACCGCATCGAAGTGATGCAACTCGGCGAGGGCTCGACGGGCGAGTGGGCAAAGTCGCTGACGGGCGGTGAAGGCGCCGACTTTGTGATCAGCGCTCTCGGTGCAAAGGCACCTGCCGCGACGATGCTGGATTCAATGAAGGGCGTACGACGCGGTGGCAAGGTAGTCAACGTGGGCGGCGTGGCTGAAGACCTGCCGATCGACGTGAAGTGGCTCATGGATGAACAGGTGCAGATCATCGGTTCAAACTGGTTCACGACTGCGCAGGGGCAGGAAATGGCCGACATGGTCAGCACCGGGGCCATTGACCTGTCGTATCTCGAACATCGCAAGTTCCCGCTTGAACGTGTCAACGAAGCCATCTCCGGGTTGAAGGACCGCGACGGAGGCTTTAGCAACTATGTCGTGCTTCCCTGA
- a CDS encoding carboxymuconolactone decarboxylase family protein → MARVKYLQRSDVEGVNDALFDRLERERKVPTANIFRALAHAPDILDQFLSYANAIRASSISPKLRELAILTVGHCTGSEYEIAHHQSHGLKAGISPEQLKAIPDFETSALFNEEERAVMAVARESTLKVAVSDKTWNRVVPFLNDQQRVELALNIAWYNSGVRIMGALGIELEESYR, encoded by the coding sequence ATGGCACGCGTCAAATATCTTCAGCGCTCCGACGTCGAAGGCGTCAACGACGCCCTTTTCGACCGGCTCGAACGCGAACGCAAGGTACCCACGGCGAACATCTTCCGGGCGCTCGCGCATGCGCCGGACATTCTCGACCAGTTTCTGTCGTATGCGAACGCGATCCGGGCGTCGTCGATCAGCCCGAAGTTGCGTGAACTCGCGATCCTGACGGTGGGGCATTGCACCGGATCCGAGTATGAAATTGCGCATCATCAGTCGCACGGCCTGAAGGCCGGCATCAGCCCCGAGCAACTGAAGGCGATCCCGGATTTCGAAACGTCGGCCCTCTTCAACGAAGAGGAACGTGCAGTCATGGCGGTCGCCAGGGAGTCGACGCTCAAGGTCGCGGTGAGCGACAAAACCTGGAACAGGGTCGTGCCGTTCCTGAACGATCAGCAACGGGTCGAGCTGGCACTGAACATTGCCTGGTACAACTCCGGCGTGCGCATCATGGGCGCGCTCGGGATCGAACTCGAGGAGAGCTATCGTTGA